Below is a genomic region from Brassica oleracea var. oleracea cultivar TO1000 chromosome C9, BOL, whole genome shotgun sequence.
TACGTACTACTGTTCCACCAACCAAATAATCAATGGAAACAAAGCGGTAATAATTAAAAAACTCACCAGAGAAAGGAGAAACCGGTGGAGTTGAACCGGCCGGCGAAACCGGAGCCGAACCGCCTTGGTGTCCTGGTGGTTTTATTATCATGATGCTGCGTGTCACTTTCAAACCTTCATCCGGCGAATCTTCACCGTACGATCTCACGCTTCCACCGTCCGATTGATCTAAGACAGACACGACCAATTAATTCATGCCAAAAAAAACATCAGATCAACGTTCAGACCATGTAATAATATCTGTAGTGCTACTTTATGTTTCATTTTGAAGATTTAATTATAATTTTCAGTTACAAATAATGATCAACGACCGGCTCAAGATAGCAAAAACACGGCGTACCATTGCCGGAGCTAGGCCGGAAACTGAAGGTATGGAGTTTCCGAAGCTTGCCAAGGCCGTTCTCCGGCCGAGGACCAGCGACGGTATCATCCCAGAGATGATCAAGTATGCCCATGGGTCGAGTCAAGTTATGTTTTTGTGGAGAGAGAGATTCGTTTGATAGACGAAGGTGACGATGATTTTAAAGGCGATCGGAGAGATCGCGTCCGTTGATTTTATTCTGACGTGGCGCTCGGATCGTAGCTCACGCAAGGTGGATAAGGAGATTGGAGAGTGGGACCCGAATCGATAAGCTCGAGATAGTTCCATCGGAGGGTTAGAAATCAATCTCACATGCCCGCATCTCACGCTTTCATGTTATTTACGATCGTACCCTTACCTTTATCTTGTCTGAGATCAAATACCTTCTCGATTGCCATTTATTTACACTACTACCCCCTTCATAGGATCTAATCTAAGCCGCCAGCTCTATTCAGTGATCAAACGATTGGAATAATAAAGTCCTTGGCCCATCAACTAAAGCCCATTAAGGAATTATTGGATATTATACAAAGCAGCCCCAAATGTTTGATTAGAGTCAATCGAGTCCTGTATCCTTTTATCTTCTTCTTGAAATGAGAAGTCTCTCCATCTCCACCGTTCCTCTGTCGCCGTTTCGGCTTCAGGCCCAGACCCGAATCTCAACACTCAGTTCCCGAACGAATCTCCACTCATTCAACCTCAACCCGACTAGAACTGTCTCGAAAGTTAGAGGTCTGAGAGAAGAGAATGATTCGAGATTCGTTGATGAAAATGGCGCAGTTGATGACATGGAAGGTTACTTAGACAATCTCTCTCTCGAATACGACTCCGTATGGGACACCAAGCCCTCCTGGTACGTCTGTGATCTGGTTTGTATTCGCAATCAAGAAGTGTTCATGTTCTCGTCTGACATATGTTCTTGTGTTTCTCAGGTGTCAGCCGTGGACGATAATGGTAACGGGTCTATCTATAGTGACATGTAGCTGGTTGATATTACATTCGGTTTTAGTTTCATCGCTTGCCATTGGTTTAGTTGGCGCTTGGTGGTACATTTTCCTTTACAGCTATCCAAAGGTATGATTTTTTATTCATAACCGTCTTCAGACAATGCTGGTTTTCTTGTCGCCACCACCCAAAGTCGTTGACTTTCAAATAAGTCTTGGTCTTGTTTTTTTCAGAGAGATCTTATGGTTATGTGTTCTTGTTTTTTTCAGTCGTATTCAGAAATGATTGCTGAAAGAAGGAAAAGAGTAGCTGATGGTTTTGAAGATATAGACGGCGAAAACAAGACATCGTAGAACATCCCAACTCGTAACACTCGTTTGTCTTCTTTCTGTTTGTACATCCATACTGTATCTGTTTATCTTTTAGTTTCATTCACAGTTTGGTTAACAAAGCTCTTGAATTTCAAAGATTATATAGCTGAACCAAACCATAATGAAAGTTGGACATTTTAAAGTTGCTTTGAGAGGGATAGAGAACATCCATGATTCTTCGAACTATATATATATATAAAAGTCGCATAAGGCTTAATTTGTGGAAAGTTAAAAATAATAATATTGTAGTACATTTCCACTCTATTTTGTGCATTTTCAATCAATATAATGCACATACAACAACTTATGAAATATAATTCAGTGAGCAACTAGTACCGACATGAACGAAGGATCAAGCAGTTACTCTGGTTTGTAAAATCTCACGCCATTAGAAAGTAAGCCATTGTTACTTGAAACATCCTATCAGAGTAAACCAAGTAAGTAAACGATTAAGAGAGTAAGCCAATCTACACCTCTTATCCAAATAGATTGGCATAAACTGTAAAGAAAACTTACAATATGCCGAATGGATTTGAACTTTCCCTTGAGTAATGAGTTACAAAGTTCCATGACTTCTTTCTGAATACACTCAAGTAAGTGTGAGATCAAGGAAGACTAATGAAAACAAGCTTTAAAACCTTTTACCTCCTGTAGATTGTAGCAGTTCCGCATTATTAGAGTCTTGAGTGAACTCTCTTTGCAGCTTAGACCCAAATCCCTACCAACAATATTTTCTTGATATTTAATTTTTTTTTTATTTTTATTAAATGTATTATTTATTAATGTTACTTTAATTTTAAGTGTTTAATAAACTTATTTTGGTCATCAAATATATTTTCGGGTATTTTTAGAATATTTTCTCTTAGTTTATTATAAATTTTAATTTAAAAATATTTTAGTTTTTAATTTTGTTTATAGTCACATATTTTTTGTTTTTGATAATGTTGTTTGGGATAAATAAAATAGTTGTCTTTAAAAAATGTACAGATTAATATTGTATTTATAGTAAATATAAAATTATAAATAAAATATTACTTAAGTTATTTTATAATTTTAGTCGGTTTTTGTAAATATTCGTAATAAAATCTATAAAATATATTAAATAGTTTTTAGATCATCTTTAATAATGTTAAATAATTTCATTCTAACAACTATGTGATATATGATTTTAGAAAATTTTAGTTATAAAATTGATTTAATCAAGCATTCTATTTTATAAAATACTTTATTTTATATCAGACTCATTTAATTTAAATGAAGGCAATTTCATATTTACAGAAATACTAATTTACTTTACCCTTTGAAAATCTTTATTGTGGTCCAAGTAATTAACAATCGGGTTAAGGATTCGTGGATCAGAATCACACTTGACCGTTAACCGCCTCGAACGACGGCGACGAAAGAGGACAGACTCCTCGTCTCTTCGACGGAGATCATTTAACTCAGGCTCGATCGCCTCGTTCGTTCGTTGATCGTATTCTCAAAGTCGACTCGCGCCTACTCTAATTTCACAATTCCATCTCGGCTGAATGTAAGCGAAAAGCTTTGGATTCTCTGATTCCGTGTGTGTGTTATGGACGCTCCCAATCCCAAGCGTCCGCGACCTTGCCATGACCCTTCTTCGGTTGTCAAAGATCCCAGCTCCCTCCATCTCGCTCCAGGTTTCAACCAAAGCAACGTGGATATGACCATCTCCTCTTTCCTTTCCTTGTCGGACTTTCCTTTGTTCTCCTCGCCACTCTCCATCGGCTGCTCTTTCGATCGAGTGCTTGATAAAGTTGGGACTTCCATTGATGGCTCCGACCATGATCGTTTCCTGGATCGTACTCTCCAACTCGCGTCGCTTCTTCACAACTCCACCAAGCGTTGCATAAGGAAACGCGCCACCCTCCACAACTCCATATCCTGGCCTCTTCTCCCTGAACTAACCACCAAGGTAACTTCTCATTTACTTTTCATGAGTGAGTGATCGATCATGTCTCATTGTAATATGGTTTCAGGTTTTTTCAATGCTTGATACCAACTCTCTAATGCAAGCTTCTGTATGCTGCACAATGTTCAACAAGTGTGCCATGGACCGTGTATGTTACTCCCACATCGACCTGACTATGGCTGCCACAAATGTTGATAATGGTGTTGTGTGTATTATGATCCATCGGGCTGGAAAAGAACTCAGGTTTTAGATTTTCTACTGGGCCCATCTTATTTTGTGTGTATTTATCAAATCTCTGAGGTCTCTCTCGTTTATGCTTTGCAGATCCCTCAAACTTGGTTCTATTTCTTCCACATCAACGTTTTTGCTTACGAGATCTTGTCTTGCTCCACTATCTTTTAATCACGGTTTTGCTGGGTATGTGCTTGATTACCCTTTTCTGCTTGAGAATTGCTGCTCAGTTAACTCTCTATCTCCATTAAAACTAGGGGTCTCTTGAGAAGCCTACACCTTTACAATCTGACACTCACGCCTGGAAAGTCCTTATGTGCTGTGTTGTCAGTCTGTCCAAATCTCACTGATTTGAAGGTTATTGGATTGTAAGTTTGTCATGGATTACATTCCGTTGTTAATTTGCTTTTTGATTCATTTTTCTACTTTAATGTCTGTTCATTTATTTATTATACTTATTTCACTTTATTGCATTATCTAGTATATCAGGTACTGACAAGGTACATTCAGTAGAGCATCTAGCGCCAATCACTAAGAATTGTCGCTTGATAGAGCATTTGTTCTTAGAGAACTGTGGTGCAGCAGGTAATATGTTTCAGCTTTCCTTTTTCTTTTAAGGTTTTCTCAATGGTGTCCTACTTTTTGTGTTTGGTGGTCTAGGACCCCCATCAAGTTCATCCGTGGTTGAGTTTGTGGATAATTGCCCCAACTTGAGCTCGCTAACACTCTTTCAATTTGGGGTAAACGACGCAATGACCCGAACTATAATTATGGTATTGCTCCTGTAATTTTTTTTTTCAATCATTTGGGTACTACCCATGTATATGCTTCTCTAAAGCCGAACAAATATTATCAATGCTTTTGCAGGGTTTTCGTCAACTGAAGTACATAAACCTGTCTGGAACTTATGGAATTAGTGGTTCCTTTTTGAGGTTCATGTCGTTTTGGTAATAATATCTTTTAAGTGTTTGTTTTCAAATGTCTTATCGTGTTAAGAGTTTGATGGTAGGGATTTGGGACTTAGCTGCAAAGACAGTCCACTCGAGACTCTATTGTTGCGCGACTGCTATTATCTAAAAGAGGTAATATGATAAAAAAAAATACAAGACTTTTTCTTTAATGTCACAGTCCTGACTGACTACTGAACGTTAACCTCGGCATTCACAGAGAGAAGTGTTGCTGTTTTTGAATTCAGTACTTGCGGGAGACTTCAAATCAATTCGGTACATTGTAAGTTGTCAAAGGAAGTGTTGTGCTTAGTTTGTTCTGTGAATTTGCGTTTGACACAGAGTAACTTTTGGTTTCTCATACTCGTCTCTAATAGGACATATCAAGCAAACACGGTTTAGTCTCTGATGGTGGGATTGCAACTTTTGAACCAAAGTAAGATTTGTTCATATTCTTTTTTATTCCCACATGTATGACATTGTTTTGTGTTGTAGATTTCCTATTGAGGAGCTGAAGAAACAAAAACCAGGTGTCACATTTGTCGCAATTTTTCCAGCACCATCATCGTCGTCGTCGTCAAGGTTCATGAATTAATTACAACGAGTTATGTGTATTATGCTTTTATCTTTTTCTTTTGTCAGAGTACATTAAATGGTTTTGTTATTTAATATCTCAGCTCGGAATTATATTCAGACAGTACATCTTCTTCCGGG
It encodes:
- the LOC106315546 gene encoding uncharacterized protein LOC106315546 isoform X1, whose product is MGILDHLWDDTVAGPRPENGLGKLRKLHTFSFRPSSGNDQSDGGSVRSYGEDSPDEGLKVTRSIMIIKPPGHQGGSAPVSPAGSTPPVSPFSANAGGKEPFRFRRRSTSDTFEKAAGSENGPRNSPPTYGL
- the LOC106315546 gene encoding uncharacterized protein LOC106315546 isoform X2, translating into MGILDHLWDDTVAGPRPENGLGKLRKLHTFSFRPSSGNDQSDGGSVRSYGEDSPDEGLKVTRSIMIIKPPGHQGGSAPVSPAGSTPPVSPFSGGKEPFRFRRRSTSDTFEKAAGSENGPRNSPPTYGL
- the LOC106316474 gene encoding uncharacterized protein LOC106316474, producing the protein MRSLSISTVPLSPFRLQAQTRISTLSSRTNLHSFNLNPTRTVSKVRGLREENDSRFVDENGAVDDMEGYLDNLSLEYDSVWDTKPSWCQPWTIMVTGLSIVTCSWLILHSVLVSSLAIGLVGAWWYIFLYSYPKSYSEMIAERRKRVADGFEDIDGENKTS
- the LOC106315537 gene encoding F-box protein At4g02760, yielding MDAPNPKRPRPCHDPSSVVKDPSSLHLAPGFNQSNVDMTISSFLSLSDFPLFSSPLSIGCSFDRVLDKVGTSIDGSDHDRFLDRTLQLASLLHNSTKRCIRKRATLHNSISWPLLPELTTKVFSMLDTNSLMQASVCCTMFNKCAMDRVCYSHIDLTMAATNVDNGVVCIMIHRAGKELRSLKLGSISSTSTFLLTRSCLAPLSFNHGFAGGLLRSLHLYNLTLTPGKSLCAVLSVCPNLTDLKVIGFISGTDKVHSVEHLAPITKNCRLIEHLFLENCGAAGPPSSSSVVEFVDNCPNLSSLTLFQFGVNDAMTRTIIMGFRQLKYINLSGTYGISGSFLRDLGLSCKDSPLETLLLRDCYYLKEREVLLFLNSVLAGDFKSIRYIDISSKHGLVSDGGIATFEPKFPIEELKKQKPGVTFVAIFPAPSSSSSSSSELYSDSTSSSGSSYYSYGEDEEEYDDSG